CCCATGTGCAAGTGTCTTTTCTCCGTATCCCTCCCCTATGTTTCTGGATTTTTCTCCAAGGCTTTCTTGACAGCTACACTTGCTAAGGCCACTTGTTTGATCAGTCAGCAGAGTACATGCATGCTATGCAGTTCATTCAGTAGTGTGTTCAGGCTGTTTGTCTTTCTGGCTGGAATTTTTCTCCCCCTCACCTTTGCTCTCAGCATGCTGAATGCCAAGCAGTTGGGGGTAAAAGGGACCTACCAGCCAGGTAAGCGGTGTGTTGTTAACAAGATAATCCATCACATCATCCAGAGActccttcattttcttcagctgtCCTTTGCTACTGGCAAGAAAGCTGTCTGATAATTCTTGGAAAGAGGAAGCTGACCGAAAGCTCTGGTAGACATCACCTGCAATTGACCCAACACTGTAAACCTGATCCTGCACATTCTGTGGCAGCCCCTGTAGGCTTGAGACCAGCGTGAGGCAGGTGGTCTGAAGCTGCTGAGTGAGGCTCCGTGCAATACCTAGAGTTCTCAACTCAATGTGCTGGAAACAAAAAGCATAACAGCACATTAGTGTCTTTTTATGACTGCAGCAGTTTTACATTGCTCTAGATATACAAAGAAGCAAAGTAAAGGGGTTAAGTAAAATAAAGCTATAGCAGATAGTAAATCAGGTCGTAAGTCTGAAGAGTTAGATACTTGAGCACTGAACAAATATCAAGTACTTTCAAGTACTTTGTGGAACAGAAACACTGGTAGCTTCTACCCAGTGACAGATAAGCAAGCTCTTGTTGCAACTCCAGATAACAAGTCAGAGCAGGTAAGTATATTCCAACCAATGAACCACTGTTTAAAGCTGTATATAAGACTGAGTCTTATTCTGACAACTTGTTATTCCTTGTCTGGCCATATCAGGTAAGTCCTAGCTGATCTAGATCAGGATATCCCAACACAGGTTCACATGATAAATAGACTGAGCAATCTCTTGAGAGGTGAATGAACTCAAGTGTTTTCAAAAGTGGGCACATAATAGTCACTATTCCTGACCTTCAGCATTCAGATTCCACATTTGCACATAGGCTTCTGCACTGTTAAgatctcacactgttacacacaCATACTTATACTTGGGGACTGTTGATTTGCCATTACCAGTATGCCATTCATTTATTTCTGGGCCATACGTTTACATCTATTTACCTCAGTGCTATGCAGTTCCTCACCATCATTTTGGCctgtctttttcttccattctaCCCAGGACTGGTAAATCTTTTCCTGAGCATCAAGAAGTTTCTGATTGGCACTATTCATGTTCTTTCTGGCATACTCAATCTGAAATACAGCCaaataaggaaataaatagCAGAGTCCAAAAAGTTCCATTAGAGCTACCCTACCTTACCTGCTTTATAACCTCGTTTCAATATACTTTAAAGGTTCAGTATAGAAGACTTTGGAGAATAGGATTGTATTCCCTTTCAAAGAAGCAGTTTTGAGATATTGCAGAGTGTATCACTTTGCCTAACTACTTCCCCCTTCCCTACTAGCATTCTACACAAGGATTTGAAAGTATGTAGAAGGCCATGACTCTTTATGCACAATTTGTCTTGTACATAAAGGTATGTTGTTAGGAAAGGCTACTGAAGTACCCAGGAATACTGTTACCCACAGAAAGAAGAGCAAGCCCACAAAGAATCTGACATTAACAAAAGGACTTAAAGGACTAAAGTGTTTCTAAATCACGAGACACTTAGTTCACTGAATGAAGGCTGTGTCAAACGGTGCCCAGGAGTACCATTTTAAATGtcagttttatttctgtatcATTTATAATGACAAACAATTGCTTGTTAGTTCACAGTTCAGCCTGATTTAGGACCTGTCCTGAATGGTGGTGCAAAGTTCTGAAcaggaaatgctttttatttagaAAACGCATTTAGTCAGACAAATTTCAGTTTTTCTATGCCTCATTTGGCTGTTTTCTGGACTCTAAAACTATGACACTATTTGCTTTCTATACTTTAATTAAAAGCTTCAACTTACCAGACTAACAGTGTGGTGGAGCTGAGAGATTGCCTCCTGGCTTTTCTGTCTAGCATCTCTAACTTTGTTTAAGGCTTGCTGGTAGGCACGTGTGCGGACCTTTGAAGACAGGGATCCTAGCCTAACATAGTAGCTTGGCTTCTGAACTCCAACTTCAAAACCTTCAACTTTTGCAGCTTCTTTCTCTAAGTATGTAGAAAGGAAGTAAATTGACCACTGTAAGAAAGCTTAAGAGGCCTAAGGCAATTTTATTTGCTTAGTAGCAGCGGCATACTCAACTTGCTTAGTAGCCTTTAGCACCAGGGAAGGCCGATAAGACTACAAATATGGAAacagttatttttattctgCTTCCCTGTAAAGACGCTATTGCAACCAGCCAGGCAAAAGGCAATTTGGGAAGCACAAGCCCCCAGCCCACTAAGAACAAGTAACAAACGGACGATTGCTTGCTTCTCCCAAATTCCAACAAAATCAAACCTTGAATTGGTCTTACCTAGTTCTGCTTCAGTAAGTGGGAGATACTGGTCTATAAGGGTCTCTGATTTTGTGAGAGCACTGTCCATTCCACTGCTCACCAGCTGCACCACACGACTTCCCAGAACAGTGCTAATGCTGCCATTGACAACTGACTTGGTCATTTCTACACTGTCTTGCATTGCTTCTTTAGTCTTGCCCACAACTCCAGTGATCGTGTGAGCAACAGTTTCCTTGGCACCAGTCACAGTGGTTGTTACAGCTTCTCTGGCTCCAACAACTACATCCTTGGCATTGGCAACAACCTGTCATAGGAAACAGGTCAATTCACTTAAAACATTTTCTACTGAGAGATACATAATCCAGGAAATAAATTTATGCTAAAGACCGTAGAAGTATCAGTTATCTAGGAGAAATTCTGACCTGAAAATGCGTACAATATTAAATAGAATGACTGCTACACAGCCTTAGGCTTAAAACACTTCAGTGAAATTAACTCAGGAACTATTTGCATCACAACAAAGAAGAAAGACAAGGACTCAGACTTTTTAAAAGATGCCTACCAGCAAACAGCAACTACAGAGGGGTCAAATGGTAGGTAGATTTAAAAATTAAGAGGCTCAACAGCATCATAAATGCAACAATTCTACAGAAATACCTTTCACTTCCTCACGGCTTCTAACCTGTGCTTCAGGCGTGGCCTATTGAAATTTGTCTCTGTGTTTTATAGTGACGATAGTAAAGAGGATGGGTGTATAGTTCTTCTGCTTGGCATATGTGCATGGAATGAACTTACCTTGTCAGTGGGTTGATTCAATATAGGGAGTCTCTCTTCAATTTTGTCCAGACCTATACATGCATAGTTGTTGGCAACTACAACTATAAAAGAATATAATAGTTGGTTTTAacttgtggtgtttgttttttgtttgtggtttttttttttttaattagtacaAATAACTCCAACTGAGAATTCCTCTTGAAACAGAGCTCATGCAGCACTACTCTTACAGGAgtttcctcccctcctcagtCATATTTGAGGCAGTAAAGGCCAAGAACAAAGCAGTTttacaaaggaaggaaaaaagctcacttgcaggtaggaaaaaaaaaaaaaaacatttgataGCTCACAAGAACTGTTAGAACAAGCTGATGGGCTTGGCCTTTTGCCACTTTGTGAAACCAGACTCTTGGTTACAACCCTTTTGTAACACAGTCACGAAATTTAACAAGTTGTGGTGAGAGAAAGTACAAAAGTAGCACTTAAAATCAGGTGAAAGGTGAGAATGTGTGGAGCAACAGACTACATAACCGTCTCTCACATCAAGAGCAGTCAGTCACTTTAGTATTACGACAGATGGAAACTGCTTTCactctggattttttttgttgttgactCAAACTCATCTGTAATCAACAAGCCTGGGAACAGTCAGTCCACTCAGCTACCTGAAACAGCACTCTAGACCAGGATGACCATGCTAAACTGTAAGTGCATCTAGTTGAATTAAAGCAATTAGTTGAATTTAAGTTATCAACACCTCAATCTTTGCCTTACTTTGTGGTTCCAGTTTCTGGATGATAGGCATAGCACCTGTCATGGCTACTGAAGTAATCGTCTTCACTGCTTTCTCTGCTATCTCACATACTGACTTCAGATAAGGATGGTTGTCCTTTGTGGTGACATAAGCTGTGGACACCATATCATAGGTGGAGCTCACCAAGGGAAGGTTGACAACCCTCGATACAATGTTCTGTTTAAAAGAGAAGGAGGTTAGTTGATTCCTACTGTTCTGAACTAGACACAAAAATCTACGGGGCTAACTCAAATATACCTGCTGTGGATCAATTGCTGCCAATGCCATTTTTTCAGGTCTTGAACTCTACACAGCCTGTGAAAGAAGCATACAAGTTACAGCATCCTCATATCCACTTCATCTAATCCACAGATTTTGAAACCAACAACCCACTTGTAATCAATCCCATTGACCAACAGGGTTAGGATGTTCACATTCCTGTATACAAGGATTACGTTTTATCATCGCAATTTTTTCTTACTTTGGTTTAGACAATACATTCTTCAAGAAACCAGCACTGAGGTACAGCAGTTTGAAGAATTACCAAAGGGTTACTGACTAGttgattaatttaatttttctagAAGAAACAGACACTATTGGCTTTATTTTTAAGCCGGTACAAAGAAATGCCAGCCAACAAGTAAGTCACTAAAACTATAGTTTAAGATGTCTAAGATAAATAAGAATCTACCAATATCTAATCAGATGAGATCTTCCATTAGCATAAAGGAGGCAAGTTTGAAATTTGAGCCATCATTGCCATCCAAATCTTGAAAATGCATGGAAGAATAAATTGAAGTATTCCCATGCTCAGCTTGATAGAAAGTTAGCATTTCTCTAACACATAGGACATACattctagccagcctgatctagtgtgagatgtccttGCCCagggcaagggggttggaactagatgatccttgtggtcccttccaaagctgactgattctatgataggacTTTCCCACTAAAGAAAATAACTCTCTTTTATGCTAATTTTGACTTAAATATTACCCATCCAACACCAAAATGTGCTGCAGGTACCAGTCATTCAACAATCCTACTCAATTATTTTCCTACATGTATTCCCATGGAGAAAATACTAACTCTCCCACGCAAGCTCTGGTAAATGGAGAGGACTATCATATAAGGACAACACATGGAAGTGCACCATCATCCTTTGTATGCATGCaggctaaaaaaagaaaacaactgcaAGGAGTTTTGGTTTTTGTACCAGTGGTTTCACATAGCACTTAAGTTCCAAATGAGCCTCTATAAATGAAGGTAACAAAGACAAACTAAATCAGCTCTTCAAAGGGCCAACATCAGCTTTCTCACACATGTGACAATATCAAAAGAAGGATGGTACTATTCTGCCTCAAGTAAAACTTTTCCCCATTACACAATAGGGACAAAGGCATAAACACTTTATAGGCATACTTGCACGTATTAACACACATGCCATAAAGTAGTGCCTGTAATGAGATCAACCACTGTACATGGACAGACAAGTAGCTTTCCTTCCATCTATCAAGTACTGAAACACCCCCAGAAACCTATGCTACTCACATACCACTACCAGCCAAATTCGAGTACATCTGAATTTCACTTGGAACTGCAAAGTGTGTTGCAGAATAGATGAAAAGGAGAATCAGCAAAGAATCTGGCATCTGAAGGAAGTAGGGCCCTCACTTTAAGAATTATTCAATATTTGTAACATGTCTCAAAAGATCCCGTCATACATGGCATGGATTTTAATTTTagctaatttaattttaattttaaaattttagcTAATTTAACTAACTCTCCCACGCAAACTCTGGTAAATGGAGAAGACTATCATATAAGGACAACACACGGAAGTGCACCATCATCCTTTGTATGCATGCAGGCTAAAAAAAACAACTGCAAGGAGTTTTTCAATTTTTTaagattttaattttagttAGTTTGTGAAGTCATTTCTGGTCTTGCATACTGGGAGGATAGCTGGGATACCGCACAGTTTCACAGATCCCACAGTTTCAGCTGTGTCAAAAGTCAGATCTGCTTCACTGCTGCAACTGAACGAGATGCCTAAATCAAAGCCCGCGGTACTAAACGATACTCTGGAGACAGCAAGAGAACCTGAACAGGAAAGCGAATGAACTAAATCACCAATTTATTTCTATTCTCCCCGAGCCCCAAACCCCATCCCTTAACAGGTACGGAAAGCGGTTACAGACCAGAAAGCAAGTTGCCACCACAGACCTCTTCAGAGACGGGGCAATGCGATGTCTCCCCTCGGGCTGGGCAAGTATGTCGGGGTTTTCTGGTCCTGGAAGCGCCTTAAGTAGCCTACCACAATACACCGGGGTTTGGGCCGGGGGAACCGCAGTGGCGATGACGGAGGCGGTGGGGGCGGCCCCGTTGCTAGCAGCACCCAAGAGCAGGAGCCGTAACCCGCGCCTACTCCGCCAGCATGGCAACCATATTGCGAAGTTAGCCTCGAGACACGAGCAGGCCCTCAGCGCTCCTGCCGCCCCTCATACCCCGCGGCTGGCCGTACTCACCCGCGGAAGGAAGACGAAAACGACAACTCGCCGCCGCCACCGCTGACCGAGGGGGCCTGGCCTCACCCCGCTATTTATGGGGAGCGGCCGCCGCGGCCGCGCGCCTCCCGCTGTCTCGCGAGAGGAGTGCGCGTCACCGCCGCCGCTCGGCGAAACCGGCCTCTGCGGGGGGTGGGCAGGCGCCTGACACTGTCTCTGTCCCAGTGCGGGTCAAGCGTTTGAGCAGGGCGGCTGAGCCtcagatgaaaaaaagagaTCTTGGTAAAGGCAACTCTTGTTCAGCGAATCTTTCAGAAAACCATCTCTCAGTATTTCTAATACACAAGGTCCAGAAAGAGGAGTAGATCCAGCCTTTCAGTTGAGGCATGTAGGCCCAAAAGTAGTCTAGCTAGGCACAGATGGATGACAAATCAAATGCTCACTTTTCTCTGTCATGGAAATGTTCCAGCTTACCTAGATGAAGAAAGGAGGCAAGAGATTTGGGTATGTTGGTCTTAAATTAACCACCCCACTTCCTTGACTAGGGACCTCTTAACCAGGACTTGTGCAATGTGGGGCTAGAACAGGGGAACTGAAACTAGGGTCAAGGGACTTGAGACTGCCATGCAGCTATTCATCTGTAAGTTAGCTCGTGCCGTTCAGCATGCTTACAGATAATTGTGAGGAAAATGTTCCATCGCTACAGGTTCTGAGTAAGTCCTGTAACTTTTTTAACTCCAAAGAAGCACTTCATATTTAACCTATAAACAAATGAGATACGCATCACAGTTAGAGATAACAAGCCAGCACAGAAAAGTAGTTGTGGGTAAAGGCCCAAATAGAGACTAGCAAAGTTGTATTTAGCTAGTTGCTATCGCAGTGACAGAGTTTCCAtttacacagaatcaaagaacgTATGTGAGAAGACAACAGCTTGACAAGAAAGATTGAAGCCTCAAGGCCTTAGTACCTAACCATGGACTACAAATGtacaaaaaaaatctacttgGGCTAGTCATATTTGCACAAGTATTTTCCCTAAAGAAAATTTTAACTTCCCAgaacattttaaatgttttaattgcTGAAACCTGATCACAAAGTACCTTATCTCTAAGGTACAAAGTACAAAGATTCCCttaagatgctgctgctccctaCACAAAAGTCAGCCATACAGATTCTGTTTTAACTTCTAgtactgaaaacaaacagatcTCTGCTCAATAATGTGACAGTAAAATAAATTCCACCAATACAGAACAGTATGGTAAGAAATGTCATTATTTTACCAGGACAGGGGAAGAAGGCACCTTTCCAAATTGGACTGACCACCAAGAATGGTCTAAGACctaagaggaaggaaagactTGCAAAAGCTTGGGAGAAAAACAGCAAGCTACTTATTCTTTTTTACTTTCTATGTATATTCACATGTTACAGTATTATAAAATGTCCTTTGCTTACTGCTAGAGAGATTGTGACCCTTGCTCCCACAGAACTCTTTCCCTGAGGTGGGGGAGAGGGCAGCTTGTTTTCCCAGCCAACTTCAAGAAGACCCTCCCAGAATGGCCACTCGGTTTGCTTCTGCAAAGAAATCACTTCTACTTGTCATGACCAGAAAACTATTCTGGAATAAAGTACAAATTTTCAATTTTCTGCTTTATTATGACTACATTAGGATGCGTGCCAAACACTTCACTTTACCTAATTAACTGCAATTTTAATATTGGAAGTTGACACCCCTCAGTATGATAAAGAGCCAAAGAAAGTACAAGCTAAACACCTATGACTGTGTTACTCAACTCTCCATCCAACTCATACTAAACATCACCTAGAAGGCAGAGACAGCCAGGGCTAGGGTATTAAAAATCCTGAGAGGAACACCTCTCAGGGAAAGATTATGGATTTAGCAGAGACAGAATGGTCAtcaggctgtgcttctcttcctCCACCCAAGATAGGAACACCTTCTTGGTATGAATTGTGCATTCAGTATACGGCTtaacttttgctgcatttctattATATATGAGAACTATTGCAAAGATTTGTGCCTCCAACTTTGCTGGATCTTACCATAGATTTACAAACTTGAGCTCAATCCCTTGCATTTAGCACATTTACCACTGGCAATCCCAAATCAACTGTCCctttaataaattaaacctATCAATTATTTTAACTTTCTGAACATGTGTCAGTACAAGTGCTTATTGGGGCACTAGAAAAGAGGCAAGCAGTAATTTTGTCAAACAGTTTCAGTAAGAGTCCTGGGGCTTTGAGACAGGCAAACATTGCGATCGTACCCATAGCATGACCTACCCTTCTCTTCCATGGGGCAGAGGCACATGTTTAAAGTCACATCATGCACCCAATGAAAGAAATTTAATTCTTTCAATCTGACTAGCACATTAGTACATTCATTTATCCAAGCCATAAGAGTCAAGATACTTATACTTtagagaaaaaattaaaaagcatgaAATTATGGCTAAGATGATAAACCTGTGTGTCCTCTGGTGCATCTCTTTTAAAGTCGTTACAACATTCTTCATAATAGCGAATAGCTCAGATttcagcctccacagcttcacaACTTCACTATCTCTGCCAGAGATAGCAGCAACAGATAGAAATCAAGTCCTCCTGCTTTTCTTACGACTTAGTGCAGGGCAGCGGAGGAGCTGCACTCCTCTTGCTACAATGTCAGAGCCCAGTGTGGGCTGGTGGCTTCTCGCAGCTAGGCTTCTGCCACAGGGGGCAGCACTGGGCCCAGATCCCACCACTTCAGCCTAAGGAGGGCAGCCTGAGGGGAAGCGGGTGAGTcgggggcagccacagctcaATGGACTGGGCACCCGACGAagactgagacaggctgaggcaAGGCTAGGACATCAACTcagagcccagcagggctgaagggactagagaatgtccctgctgtgcATCACTTGCCCTGTCAGTGCCATCGAGGTCTAGATGGACAGTTCCAGTTAGTTGCACATACTTTCACTTTAGctatgaacctcatgaggccAGGGTATCAGCTGTTCACTTACAAGATGATGGAAAGGCCAAAGTGGAGAGCAGTAATAGTATCTGTAGGGACCTGAGTTCACTGATACTGTTCCCTTTAGGAGCAGGTATAGGTAATATGCTGAGCTATAGCCAAGTGACAAGTAAAGCACTCGTGTATTACCACGAGCTGATACGAGAATCTTCTCCCAGCCTCACAGCGGGTGGGCGGAGGGATATCCTGGAGAGTCAGAAATGAGGGAGTGAGAGCTCTCCCAACAGATTAAAGCTACTAGAGTCCTTAGTCTTCAGGTTGACTGTTAAAAATGATAAAGTGCTGATGTGCTTTTAACCATATCAGAAGAAACTATGCTTGCTCTTGTCCTGCAAAACAGAGAGCACAGAAGGGTGCCCTTTGGGGTTGTCAAGAAAGATTGACCAGTCACAGCATTAAGAAGCTCTCCTCCAGCCACAGTTTGAGGCTGTCTGGAGTGAGTGAGAAGCACAAGAAAATTCTGACACGCCTTCCATTATGCCTCACATTCTTACTGGTAGCGCTGGCACTGTGGGTGTGTTCAGCAGTCAGGATTGTTATGGGGACACAAAATAAGAGAAGGTGTTCAGAGCTGTGAAAGATAAATGTTTCAGGGTCAATAACAGAAAAAATCAAGTCAATTAATTATAGTGGTTTGTCTGGGCTTGAATATTTCTAATATTATaagcacatttttattttccttgttttcaaaAGTTCCTTTGTCATGTAAGATGCAAGTGATTTTATTGAACTGGGAATCAACATACTTGTGTTGGACACCCTGAGACTGTTACGAGTCATGTAACACAACTATCAATGCTATCTCTTCTCTCAGGTCtctcatttttccctttctttccaatCTGACAGTAACCCATTTCTAGGCTTTGAAATCCTGCCTTGCACCATTCAGTGTCTGGACTTGCAACTAACTCCTATCCACTTAAGCTA
The sequence above is drawn from the Indicator indicator isolate 239-I01 chromosome Z, UM_Iind_1.1, whole genome shotgun sequence genome and encodes:
- the PLIN2 gene encoding perilipin-2 isoform X2 — protein: MALAAIDPQQNIVSRVVNLPLVSSTYDMVSTAYVTTKDNHPYLKSVCEIAEKAVKTITSVAMTGAMPIIQKLEPQIVVANNYACIGLDKIEERLPILNQPTDKVVANAKDVVVGAREAVTTTVTGAKETVAHTITGVVGKTKEAMQDSVEMTKSVVNGSISTVLGSRVVQLVSSGMDSALTKSETLIDQYLPLTEAELEKEAAKVEGFEVGVQKPSYYVRLGSLSSKVRTRAYQQALNKVRDARQKSQEAISQLHHTVSLIEYARKNMNSANQKLLDAQEKIYQSWVEWKKKTGQNDGEELHSTEHIELRTLGIARSLTQQLQTTCLTLVSSLQGLPQNVQDQVYSVGSIAGDVYQSFRSASSFQELSDSFLASSKGQLKKMKESLDDVMDYLVNNTPLTWLVGPFYPQLLGIQHAESKGEGEKNSSQKDKQPEHTTE
- the PLIN2 gene encoding perilipin-2 isoform X1, whose protein sequence is MALAAIDPQQNIVSRVVNLPLVSSTYDMVSTAYVTTKDNHPYLKSVCEIAEKAVKTITSVAMTGAMPIIQKLEPQIVVANNYACIGLDKIEERLPILNQPTDKVVANAKDVVVGAREAVTTTVTGAKETVAHTITGVVGKTKEAMQDSVEMTKSVVNGSISTVLGSRVVQLVSSGMDSALTKSETLIDQYLPLTEAELEKEAAKVEGFEVGVQKPSYYVRLGSLSSKVRTRAYQQALNKVRDARQKSQEAISQLHHTVSLIEYARKNMNSANQKLLDAQEKIYQSWVEWKKKTGQNDGEELHSTEHIELRTLGIARSLTQQLQTTCLTLVSSLQGLPQNVQDQVYSVGSIAGDVYQSFRSASSFQELSDSFLASSKGQLKKMKESLDDVMDYLVNNTPLTWLVPDFTITDLSSESDDIPDILDLDEDDQQDFSRTNGPYTTGQRAE